A single region of the Drosophila takahashii strain IR98-3 E-12201 chromosome 2R, DtakHiC1v2, whole genome shotgun sequence genome encodes:
- the LOC108069269 gene encoding retinol dehydrogenase 13-like, which produces MCFITVCLLSPAIVFPILFGAIVLYIRQHKQGIQFKKHTDETGKVFIVTGANSGIGKETVREFAKRGGTVYMACRDLGRCEEARLEIVKDTNNQNVFSRELDLNSLDSVRKFVAGFKREQNKLDVLVNNAGIMRCPRRLTKDGFESQLGVNHMGHFLLTNLLLDVLKKSAPSRIVVLSSVAHTKGTINFDDLNSEKSYNEIDAYSQSKLANVLFTRELAKRLEGTGVTVNALNPGSVNTELARDWNTLNGYFIRYVLKPLMWPILKTPKSGAQTSIFLSLDRDLERVTGRYFYNCQEEEPASAAKNDKTAQLLWVESEKWTSLDSSKLD; this is translated from the exons atgtgttttatcaCCGTTTGTTTGTTAAGCCCGGCTATAGTATTTCCTATATTATTTGGAGCGATTGTTTTGTACATAAG GCAACACAAGCAAGGAATTCAGTTCAAGAAGCACACCGATGAAACGGGTAAGGTATTTATTGTTACCGGTGCAAATTCCGGAATCGGGAAGGAAACGGTCCGGGAATTTGCGAAACGGGGTGGAACGGTCTATATGGCATGCAGAGATTTAGGCAGATGTGAAGAGGCCCGTCTAGAAATCGTGAAAGATACGAACAATCAGAATGTCTTCTCTCGTGAGTTGGATTTGAACTCCCTGGATTCCGTTCGCAAATTCGTTGCTGG cTTCAAACGAGAGCAGAATAAGTTGGACGTGCTAGTCAATAATGCTGGCATTATGAGATGTCCTCGAAGATTAACCAAGGACGGCTTTGAATCGCAACTGGGCGTTAACCACATGGGTCACTTTCTGCTAACTAACCTGCTGCTGGATGTTTTAAAG AAAAGTGCTCCGAGTCGAATTGTGGTCCTTTCTAGCGTGGCCCATACGAAGGGCACCATCAACTTTGACGATTTAAATAGTGAGAAGTCCTACAATGAAATTGATGCCTATAGTCAGAGCAAATTGGCCAATGTTCTGTTCACCAGGGAGCTGGCTAAACGATTGGAAGGAACAGGAGTCACGGTCAATGCCCTTAATCCTGGATCGGTTAACACTGAACTGGCCAGGGATTGGAATACTCTAAATGGTTATTTTATACG atatgttttaaaacctCTGATGTGGCCCATTCTAAAGACCCCCAAAAGTGGAGCCCAGACCTCAATATTTCTGtctttggaccgcgatttgGAAAGGGTTACCGGGAGGTATTTCTACAATTGCCAGGAAGAGGAACCGGCATCTGCCGCCAAGAATGACAAAACTGCCCAGTTACTGTGGGTTGAAAGCGAAAAATGGACTAGTCTAGATAGTTCCAAACTGGATTAA
- the LOC108069270 gene encoding retinol dehydrogenase 13: MDHSTACLLFNLIFWPLFIIGAAFLLRKYMQGGQFTKKTDETGKVFIVTGSNTGIGKETVLEIAKRGGTVYMACRDMHRCEKARQDIIRESGNNNIFARELDLSSLESIRNFAVGFTEEQDKLHVLINNAGVMHCPKTLTKDGFEMQLGVNHMGHFLLTHLLLDVLKKTEPSRIVVVSSSAHSLGSINVDDLNSEKSYGKIAAYTQSKLANILFTRELAKRLEGTGVTVNALHPGAVDTELMRTWKFLDNWFVAFLAKPLQWTLFKTPKSGAQTSLYAALDPELKEVSGLYFSDCKAKDVSAAAKDEKTGIFLWEESEKWTGVNTP, translated from the exons ATGGATCATTCCACTGCTTGTCTCTTGTTCAACCTCATATTTTGGCCGCTTTTTATTATCGGAGCTGCTTTTTTGCTGAG aaaatacaTGCAGGGAGGTCAGTTCACCAAGAAGACCGATGAAACCGGCAAGGTGTTTATTGTCACCGGTTCCAACACGGGAATCGGCAAGGAAACAGTCCTGGAGATTGCCAAGCGCGGAGGAACTGTGTACATGGCCTGCAGGGATATGCACCGATGCGAAAAGGCCCGCCAGGATATCATCAGGGAGTCGGGTAACAACAACATTTTCGCCCGCGAATTGGACTTGAGTTCCTTGGAATCCATCCGTAACTTTGCAGTTGG CTTCACTGAAGAGCAGGATAAGCTCCATGTCCTGATAAACAATGCTGGAGTAATGCACTGCCCCAAGACTCTGACCAAGGATGGCTTTGAAATGCAGCTGGGAGTCAATCACATGGGACACTTCCTGCTCACCCACTTGCTGCTGGATGTTTTGAAg AAAACTGAACCCAGTCGCATCGTAGTCGTTTCCAGTAGTGCGCACAGCCTGGGTTCTATCAATGTTGATGACTTGAACAGTGAAAAATCGTACGGTAAGATCGCTGCCTATACCCAGAGTAAACTGGCCAACATTCTGTTTACCCGGGAATTGGCGAAGCGCCTGGAGGGAACTGGAGTCACGGTTAATGCTCTGCATCCCGGCGCGGTAGACACGGAGCTGATGAGGACTTGGAAGTTCTTGGATAATTGGTTTGTGGC GTTCTTGGCGAAGCCCTTGCAATGGACTCTCTTCAAGACTCCTAAGAGTGGAGCTCAGACCTCCCTTTACGCTGCCTTGGATCCTGAACTGAAGGAGGTCTCTGGACTGTACTTCAGCGACTGCAAGGCAAAGGATGTGTCAGCAGCTGCCAAGGACGAAAAGACCGGAATTTTCCTTTGGGAAGAAAGCGAGAAGTGGACAGGCGTAAATACTCCCTAA
- the LOC108069274 gene encoding retinol dehydrogenase 13 translates to MDATTDYLFSPLVYGSALSAIGIYLLRHYMQGGQFTKKTDETGRVVIVTGCNQGIGKETVLELARRGATVYMACRDMRKCEQARQEIIEATNNENVFARELDLCSMKSIRNFAAGFKREQNKLHILINNAGIMDCPKMLTKDGFEMQIGVNHMGHFLLTLLLLDVLKSSAPSRIVVLSSIAHRLGRIKRDDLNSEKSYDRKMAYCQSKLANILFTRELSKRLGGTGVTVNALHPGVVNTELFRNTPFLGSKLGKLIIAPFIWIFIKTARNGAQTSLYAALDPSLKNVSGKYFSDCKQKHVGSAAQYDDDAEFLWAESEKWTSISI, encoded by the exons ATGGATGCAACCACCGATTACCTGTTTAGCCCCCTGGTATATGGGTCAGCACTTTCAGCCATTGGAATATATCTTCTCAG GCATTATATGCAGGGCGGTCAGTTCACCAAGAAAACGGATGAGACTGGCCGAGTGGTGATTGTGACCGGCTGCAATCAGGGAATTGGTAAGGAGACCGTGCTGGAATTGGCTCGCAGGGGAGCCACCGTTTATATGGCCTGTCGGGATATGAGAAAATGCGAGCAGGCACGTCAGGAGATCATCGAGGCGACTaacaatgaaaatgttttcgcTCGGGAACTGGATTTGTGCTCCATGAAGTCCATAAGGAACTTTGCAGCGGG CTTTAAACGGGAGCAAAATAAACTGCACATTCTTATCAACAACGCCGGCATTATGGACTGCCCCAAGATGCTAACGAAGGATGGTTTCGAGATGCAAATAGGAGTTAATCACATGGGCCACTTCCTCCTTACTCTGCTGCTCCTTGATGTCCTTAAGAGTTCCGCTCCCAGTCGAATTGTGGTCTTATCCAGCATAGCTCACCGGCTCGGAAGAATTAAGCGAGATGATCTGAACAGCGAAAAGTCATACGACCGAAAGATGGCCTATTGTCAGAGCAAATTGGCCAACATCCTTTTCACGAGGGAGTTGTCAAAACGTCTGGGGGGAACTGGAGTCACGGTGAATGCCCTACATCCTGGTGTAGTGAACACGGAACTCTTTAGAAATACACCATTTCTGGGATCGAAGCTCGGAAA ATTGATCATAGCTCCTTTCATTTGGATTTTTATAAAGACTGCAAGGAATGGAGCCCAGACGTCTCTATATGCAGCTTTAGATCCTAGTTTGAAAAACGTatcaggaaaatatttcagtGATTGCAAGCAAAAGCATGTTGGGTCTGCCGCCCaatatgatgatgatgccgaGTTTCTGTGGGCAGAAAGTGAGAAGTGGACGAGTATTAGCATTTGA
- the Grl43a gene encoding gustatory receptor-like 43a gives MSNKDDFLRHRTKPTQILHRLFFKGSAWTIYAIACGFHFFKLHYNERTNQVEEAQYHRVWSKIVVGIKVLLVASQYLQYFVLGLVIYIHLKLVHTSSAQNFVMSLLMLGIVLSAMRRLVIFLHLKRDRRFLEHSVNEILQITSVIERKIGMVYKCDGVLLLVYLLKLWILYILLDSLWNKPYFLVINFLYWLLLEYCFAGYFIYQLILLSWYHTINLFLRRFTEDNKIRQDIEVYYHRRLFLLFELHLRINNLHKYVKENLSWLSTSIYLMIFTCIFNMELLIECALFAEDELENKIYIIADGCLGPVFIPILYVLILGMCTDRIRDAELQLQQLIVIIQGLYVRKVRPRLLTVMVLDNEHTSLMLHQKLEPLQNMIILDITCDREFAMDFILTVILTALSLVQYTISCDRNISECLTHK, from the exons ATGTCGAATAAAGACGATTTTCTCCGACATCGTACAAAGCCTACCCAAATTTTACAtcgattgttttttaaagggaGTGCATGGACCATTTACGCAATCGCCTGCGGATTCCACTTCTTTAAGCTGCACTACAATGAGCGAACCAATCAGGTGGAGGAGGCCCAATACCATCGGGTGTGGTCAAAGATCGTAGTTGGTATCAAGGTCTTGCTAGTGGCTAGCCAATATCTGCAGTACTTCGTACTCGGACTGGTCATCTATATCCACCTAAAACTGGTGCACACAAGCAGTGCCCAGAACTTCGTGATGAGTCTCCTCATGCTGGGAATAGTCCTTAGTGCTATGCGGCGTCTGGTGATCTTTCTGCACCTGAAGAGGGATCGTAGGTTTCTAGAGCATTCGGTGAATGAGATCCTGCAAATTACCAGCGTGATCGAGCGAAAGATCGGAATGGTATACAAATGCGATGGCGTATTGCTGTTGGTATATTTGCTTAAACTGTGGATACTCTACATCCTACTGGATTCCCTATGGAACAAGCCGTACTTCCTGGTAATTAACTTTCTGTACTGGTTGCTGTTGGAGTACTGCTTTGCTGGATATTTTATCTACCAGCTGATTCTGCTAAGCTGGTATCACACCATTAACCTGTTCCTGCGCCGCTTCACAGAGGACAACAAGATTCGGCAGGACATTGAGGTCTACTACCATCGGCGATTGTTCCTGCTCTTTGAGCTGCATCTCCGGATTAACAATCTGCACAAGTACGTCAAGGAGAATCTGTCCTGGCTGTCGACTTCTATTTACCTGATGATCTTCACCTGCATCTTTAACATGGAACTGCTCATCGAGTGCGCTCTGTTCGCCGAGGACGAGTTAGAGAACAAGATCTACATCATTGCTGATGGCTGTTTGGGACCTGTGTTCATTCCGATCCTATATGTTCTGATCCTGGGTATGTGTACCGACCGAATCCGCGATGCTGAGTTACAGCTTCAGCAGCTCATCGTAATTATTCAGGGATTGTATGTGAGGAAAGTAAGACCTCGCCTTCTAACCGTAATGGTTCTCGACAACGAG CATACTTCTTTGATGCTTCACCAGAAATTGGAACCCCTCCAGAATATGATCATTTTGGATATCACCTGCGACCGGGAGTTCGCCATGGACTTTATTCTCACGGTGATCTTAACAGCATTGTCTTTAGTACAGTATACTATATCATGTGATAGAAATATTAGCGAGTGTTTGACTCATAAGTAG
- the LOC108069319 gene encoding retinol dehydrogenase 11 isoform X2 encodes MEIIINFLHKIAPVFLAHGLVGIIAFCVRLYMQGGKFRKQTDETGKVAIVTGGNTGLGKETVMELARRGATVYMACRNKEKGEIARRQIIKETGNSNVFSKECDLSSLESIRKFVEDFKKEQRELHFLINNAGVFWEPRRLTKEGFEMHLGVNHIGHFLLTNLLIDVLERSAPSRVVVVASKAHERGQIQVEDINSSDFYDEGVAYCQSKLANILFARELAKRLEGTGVTVNALNPGIADTEIARNMIFFQTKFAQTILRPLLWAVMKTPRNGAQTTLYAALDPELENVSGQYFSDCQLASVAPAALDDQMAKWLWAQSEKWAEITL; translated from the exons ATGGAaatcattattaattttctacACAAAATTGCCCCCGTATTTCTGGCCCACGGACTTGTCGGCATTATCGCCTTCTGTGTGAG GCTGTATATGCAGGGGGGAAAGTTCAGGAAGCAGACCGATGAGACGGGAAAAGTGGCCATCGTTACTGGCGGAAATACGGGTCTGGGCAAGGAAACGGTGATGGAGTTGGCCCGAAGGGGAGCCACCGTTTACATGGCCTGCCGGAATAAGGAAAAGGGAGAAATTGCTCGAAGGCAGATCATCAAGGAGACGGGCAATTCGAACGTTTTCTCCAAGGAGTGCGACCTGTCCTCACTGGAATCCATTCGGAAGTTTGTGGAAGA CTTCAAGAAAGAACAACGGGAGCTGCACTTTTTGATCAACAATGCTGGTGTTTTTTGGGAACCGCGCAGACTCACAAAAGAGGGATTCGAAATGCACCTGGGAGTGAACCACATTGGCCACTTCCTGCTGACCAACCTGTTGATCGATGTGCTGGAACGGTCTGCTCCTAGCCGCGTGGTGGTCGTGGCCAGCAAGGCTCACGAACGGGGTCAGATTCAAGTGGAGGACATCAACAGCTCCGACTTCTACGACGAGGGAGTGGCCTACTGCCAGAGCAAGCTGGCCAACATACTCTTTGCCCGCGAATTGGCAAAGCGGCTGGAGGGCACGGGAGTCACGGTGAACGCCCTCAATCCCGGCATAGCAGACACGGAGATAGCCAGGAACATGATCTTCTTCCAAACAAAGTTCGCTCA AACAATCCTGAGGCCGCTCCTCTGGGCCGTGATGAAAACTCCGAGGAATGGGGCCCAGACCACCTTATATGCCGCCTTGGATCCCGAGCTCGAAAATGTATCGGGTCAATACTTCAGCGACTGCCAGTTGGCATCTGTAGCTCCCGCTGCCCTCGACGATCAGATGGCCAAGTGGCTGTGGGCCCAGTCCGAAAAATGGGCGGAAATTACTCTATAA
- the LOC108069319 gene encoding retinol dehydrogenase 11 isoform X1 codes for MEIIINFLHKIAPVFLAHGLVGIIAFCVRLYMQGGKFRKQTDETGKVAIVTGGNTGLGKETVMELARRGATVYMACRNKEKGEIARRQIIKETGNSNVFSKECDLSSLESIRKFVEDFKKEQRELHFLINNAGVFWEPRRLTKEGFEMHLGVNHIGHFLLTNLLIDVLERSAPSRVVVVASKAHERGQIQVEDINSSDFYDEGVAYCQSKLANILFARELAKRLEGTGVTVNALNPGIADTEIARNMIFFQTKFAQYVVETILRPLLWAVMKTPRNGAQTTLYAALDPELENVSGQYFSDCQLASVAPAALDDQMAKWLWAQSEKWAEITL; via the exons ATGGAaatcattattaattttctacACAAAATTGCCCCCGTATTTCTGGCCCACGGACTTGTCGGCATTATCGCCTTCTGTGTGAG GCTGTATATGCAGGGGGGAAAGTTCAGGAAGCAGACCGATGAGACGGGAAAAGTGGCCATCGTTACTGGCGGAAATACGGGTCTGGGCAAGGAAACGGTGATGGAGTTGGCCCGAAGGGGAGCCACCGTTTACATGGCCTGCCGGAATAAGGAAAAGGGAGAAATTGCTCGAAGGCAGATCATCAAGGAGACGGGCAATTCGAACGTTTTCTCCAAGGAGTGCGACCTGTCCTCACTGGAATCCATTCGGAAGTTTGTGGAAGA CTTCAAGAAAGAACAACGGGAGCTGCACTTTTTGATCAACAATGCTGGTGTTTTTTGGGAACCGCGCAGACTCACAAAAGAGGGATTCGAAATGCACCTGGGAGTGAACCACATTGGCCACTTCCTGCTGACCAACCTGTTGATCGATGTGCTGGAACGGTCTGCTCCTAGCCGCGTGGTGGTCGTGGCCAGCAAGGCTCACGAACGGGGTCAGATTCAAGTGGAGGACATCAACAGCTCCGACTTCTACGACGAGGGAGTGGCCTACTGCCAGAGCAAGCTGGCCAACATACTCTTTGCCCGCGAATTGGCAAAGCGGCTGGAGGGCACGGGAGTCACGGTGAACGCCCTCAATCCCGGCATAGCAGACACGGAGATAGCCAGGAACATGATCTTCTTCCAAACAAAGTTCGCTCAGTATGTGGTAGA AACAATCCTGAGGCCGCTCCTCTGGGCCGTGATGAAAACTCCGAGGAATGGGGCCCAGACCACCTTATATGCCGCCTTGGATCCCGAGCTCGAAAATGTATCGGGTCAATACTTCAGCGACTGCCAGTTGGCATCTGTAGCTCCCGCTGCCCTCGACGATCAGATGGCCAAGTGGCTGTGGGCCCAGTCCGAAAAATGGGCGGAAATTACTCTATAA
- the LOC108069318 gene encoding retinol dehydrogenase 13 produces MSLFAFLKSRTIFWLSLTGTTTGLAFFTKDLMQGGQFTKETDETGKVVIVTGANTGIGKETVREIARRGGTVYMACRNLKKCEEAREEIVLETKNKYVYCRQCDLASQESIRQFVAAFKREQEHLHVLINNAGVMRCPRSLTSDGIELQLGVNHMGHFLLTNLLLDMLKKSAPSRIVNVSSLAHTRGEINTGDLNSDKSYDEGKAYSQSKLANVLFTTELAKRLEGTKVTANALHPGVVDTEIIRHMGFFNNFFAGIFVKPLFWPFVKTPRNGAQTTLYVALDPELEKTTGQYFSDCKLKEMAPAATDTQTAKWLWAVSEKWTTPTMIKIH; encoded by the exons ATGTCACTGTTTGCGTTTTTAAAGAGCCGCACCATCTTCTGGCTGAGCCTCACGGGCACCACGACGGGATTGGCCTTCTTCACCAA GGACCTTATGCAAGGCGGTCAGTTCACCAAAGAAACGGATGAAACCGGCAAAGTGGTCATCGTGACGGGCGCCAACACGGGAATCGGCAAGGAAACGGTCAGGGAGATAGCAAGGCGAGGGGGCACCGTCTATATGGCTTGCAGGAACCTCAAGAAATGTGAGGAG GCCCGCGAGGAAATCGTGCTGGAAACCAAGAACAAATATGTTTACTGCCGGCAATGTGACCTGGCTTCCCAGGAGTCCATCCGCCAGTTTGTTGCTGC CTTCAAAAGGGAGCAGGAACACCTCCATGTACTCATCAACAACGCCGGTGTCATGCGCTGTCCAAGATCGCTCACCTCAGATGGCATCGAACTGCAGCTGGGGGTGAATCACATGGGCCACTTCCTCCTCACCAACTTGCTATTGGATATGCTAAAG AAATCTGCACCCAGTCGGATTGTGAATGTCTCCAGTTTGGCGCACACTCGTGGAGAAATTAATACAGGCGATCTGAACAGCGACAAATCCTATGATGAGGGCAAGGCCTACAGCCAGAGCAAGCTGGCCAATGTTCTCTTTACAACGGAGCTAGCCAAAAGACTGGAGGGCACAAAAGTGACGGCAAATGCCCTGCATCCAGGTGTGGTGGACACGGAAATTATCAGGCACATGGGCTTCTTCAATAACTTCTTTGCTGG AATTTTTGTGAAGCCCTTGTTTTGGCCCTTTGTTAAGACCCCCAGAAATGGTGCTCAGACCACATTGTATGTGGCCCTGGATCCCGAACTGGAAAAGACGACGGGTCAGTACTTCAGCGACTGCAAGCTCAAGGAAATGGCGCCGGCCGCCACCGACACCCAGACGGCAAAGTGGCTCTGGGCAGTCAGTGAAAAGTGGACCACGCCAACGATGATCAAAATACACTAG
- the LOC108069321 gene encoding lysM and putative peptidoglycan-binding domain-containing protein 4, which yields MRRNARQQQHNLEDVDPDEVEDIFARPAYDDDEFEDLLPLARRPNGHARLGRYENTLEVKVQEGDTLQALALRFHSSVADIKRLNKIDRENEIHAHRVIRIPVTVHNVLLGNGGLEALPAVHRSGNNSPRHNLEREPAPERNPLEDARQMLDERLLVAAVNASGAVDPDQPSTSRAARQFYEGAQGAPNDEANMEQPFEENAALLNHMMVDRHAPLVRPIPGPSLSAIDWSGSDCDLSWICLLIFILALCVVIPLVYVIYLAEHPHHNHSAQ from the exons ATGCGACGCAATGC GCGCCAGCAACAGCACAATCTGGAGGACGTGGACCCCGACGAGGTGGAGGACATCTTCGCGCGCCCCGCCTACGATGACGACGAGTTCGAGGACCTGCTGCCGCTGGCCAGGAGGCCCAATGGCCATGCCCGCCTCGGGCGCTACGAGAACACACTGGAGGTGAAGGTCCAGGAGGGCGACACCCTCCAGGCGCTGGCCCTTCGCTTCCACTCCTCCGTGGCGGACATCAAGCGGCTGAACAAGATCGATCGCGAGAACGAGATCCATGCGCATAGGGTCATTCGCATTCCGGTCACCGTCCACAACGTTCTGCTGGGCAACGGAGGCCTCGAGGCCCTGCCCGCCGTCCACCGGAGCGGAAACAACAGTCCCAGGCACAACCTGGAGCGGGAGCCAGCCCCCGAACGCAATCCCCTCGAGGATGCGCGCCAAATGCTGGACGAGCGACTCCTGGTGGCTGCCGTAAACGCTTCCGGCGCCGTGGATCCCGACCAGCCGTCGACCAGCAGAGCGGCTAGACAGTTCTACGAGGGAGCTCAGGGTGCGCCCAATGACGAGG CCAATATGGAGCAGCCCTTCGAGGAAAACGCTGCTCTGCTCAACCACATGATGGTGGACAGACATGCCCCACTGGTGCGCCCCATTCCTGGACCTTCCTTGAGTGCCATCGACTGGTCTGGATCGGATTGCGACTTGTCCTGGATCTGCCTGCTGATCTTCATACTCGCCCTGTGTGTCGTCATACCGCTGGTCTACGTCATCTATCTGGCGGAGCATCCGCATCACAATCACAGCGCCCAGTAG
- the Rpt1 gene encoding 26S proteasome regulatory subunit 7, whose protein sequence is MPDYLGDDQRKVKHDEKEDKEIKSLDEGDIELLKTYGQSQYHKSIKSIEEDIQKAVKQVNELTGIKESDTGLAPPALWDLAADKQILQNEQPLQVARCTKIINADSDDPKYIINVKQFAKFVVDLADSVAPTDIEEGMRVGVDRNKYQIHIPLPPKIDPTVTMMQVEDKPDVTYSDVGGCKEQIEKLREVVETPLLHPEKFVNLGIEPPKGVLLFGPPGTGKTLCARAVANRTDACFIRVIGSELVQKYVGEGARMVRELFEMARSKKACLIFFDEIDAIGGARFDDGAGGDNEVQRTMLELINQLDGFDPRGNIKVLMATNRPDTLDPALMRPGRLDRKVEFGLPDQDGRSHIFKIHARSMSVERDIRFDLLARLCPNSTGAEIRSVCTEAGMFAIRARRKVATEKDFLEAVNKVIKSYAKFSATPRYMTYN, encoded by the coding sequence ATGCCGGACTACCTGGGGGACGACCAGCGCAAGGTGAAGCACGACGAGAAGGAGGACAAGGAGATCAAGTCGCTGGACGAGGGCGACATTGAGCTGCTGAAGACGTATGGCCAGAGCCAGTACCACAAGTCGATCAAGAGCATCGAGGAGGACATCCAGAAGGCGGTGAAGCAGGTGAACGAGCTGACCGGGATCAAGGAGAGCGACACGGGCCTGGCGCCGCCCGCCCTCTGGGACTTGGCCGCCGACAAGCAGATCCTGCAGAACGAGCAGCCCCTCCAGGTGGCCCGCTGCACGAAGATCATCAACGCGGACTCCGATGATCCCAAGTATATCATCAATGTGAAGCAGTTCGCCAAGTTCGTGGTCGATCTGGCCGACTCTGTGGCCCCCACCGACATCGAGGAGGGAATGCGGGTGGGAGTCGACCGCAACAAGTACCAGATCCACATTCCGCTGCCGCCCAAAATTGATCCCACGGTGACCATGATGCAGGTGGAGGACAAGCCGGATGTCACCTACAGCGATGTGGGCGGCTGCAAGGAGCAGATCGAGAAGCTGCGCGAGGTGGTGGAGACGCCGCTGCTGCATCCGGAAAAGTTCGTCAATCTGGGCATTGAGCCGCCCAAGGGAGTGCTGCTCTTCGGACCGCCCGGAACGGGCAAAACGCTGTGTGCCCGAGCCGTGGCCAACCGCACGGACGCCTGCTTCATCCGCGTCATCGGCTCCGAGCTGGTGCAGAAGTACGTGGGCGAGGGAGCGCGTATGGTGCGCGAGCTCTTCGAGATGGCCCGCTCCAAGAAGGCCTGCCTCATCTTCTTCGACGAAATCGACGCCATCGGAGGCGCCCGTTTCGATGATGGCGCCGGCGGCGACAACGAGGTGCAGCGCACCATGTTGGAGCTGATCAACCAGCTGGACGGCTTCGATCCTCGCGGCAACATCAAGGTGCTGATGGCCACCAACAGACCCGACACCCTGGATCCGGCGCTGATGCGTCCCGGACGTCTGGACCGTAAGGTGGAGTTCGGCCTGCCTGATCAGGATGGTCGCTCGCACATCTTCAAAATCCACGCCCGTTCCATGTCCGTGGAGCGTGACATTCGCTTCGATCTGCTGGCGCGCCTCTGTCCCAACTCTACGGGTGCTGAGATCCGATCCGTGTGCACGGAGGCGGGCATGTTCGCCATTCGGGCGCGTCGCAAGGTGGCCACCGAGAAGGATTTCCTCGAGGCTGTCAACAAGGTTATCAAGAGCTACGCCAAGTTCAGCGCCACTCCCCGCTATATGACCTacaattaa